In one Brienomyrus brachyistius isolate T26 chromosome 12, BBRACH_0.4, whole genome shotgun sequence genomic region, the following are encoded:
- the si:ch211-175m2.5 gene encoding uncharacterized protein si:ch211-175m2.5, protein MACGGGLLRWARMVNFGLSARLLQPDKRHQTCAVTAGMNRKGLSSEPPESISRYPIPYKKDLPYDIVELMEEVETKGGFLPNVFKVLAHRPSEFRAFFAYYNALMNKDTGRLTKADRELIVVASSIHNRCLYCVVSHSALHRIYSKNPTLADQVIVNHETADLSPRQHAMLDFALAVCRSDNISDDDFRRLEAHGFDREDAWDIGAIAAFFAMSNRLAHFTGMRPNAEFYGMGRTPRDKAQSGEEDSG, encoded by the exons ATGGCCTGCGGCGGGGGTCTGCTGAGATGGGCTCGAATGGTGAATTTTGGCTTGTCT GCAAGGCTGCTGCAGCCAGATAAGCGCCACCAAACCTGCGCTGTGACTGCCGGCATGAACAGGAAAGGCCTGTCCAGCGAACCCCCAGAAAGCATCAGCAGGTATCCCATTCCATACAAGAAGGACCTGCCTTACGACATCGTCGAGCTGATGGAGGAGGTGGAGACAAAG GGAGGTTTCCTGCCCAATGTTTTCAAGGTGTTGGCGCACCGACCCTCAGAGTTCCGCGCTTTCTTTGCTTATTACAACGCACTGATGAACAAAGACACAG GTCGGCTGACGAAGGCGGACCGGGAGCTGATCGTGGTGGCCAGCAGCATTCACAACCGCTGCCTGTATTGTGTCGTTTCCCACAGTGCACTTCACCGCATCTACTCCaagaaccccaccctggccgaCCAG GTGATCGTGAACCACGAGACGGCGGACCTGAGCCCCCGCCAACACGCCATGCTGGACTTTGCCCTGGCCGTGTGCCGCTCTGACAACATCTCCGACGACGACTTCCGGCGGCTGGAGGCCCACGGCTTCGACCGCGAAGACGCCTGGGATATCGGCGCCATCGCCGCCTTCTTCGCCATGTCCAATCGGCTGGCTCACTTCACCGGCATGCGGCCCAACGCGGAGTTCTATGGCATGGGCCGGACGCCGCGGGACAAGGCCCAGAGCGGCGAGGAGGACTCCGGGTAG